Proteins from a genomic interval of Kribbella aluminosa:
- a CDS encoding GNAT family N-acetyltransferase, giving the protein MGEIHAASWGAAYAPLFSEEVAREGIESRLGRWHERLAAGDGLVMLGFVGERALAMSWTLPSETRPGYAEIYSFYTHPDGWGSGVSAALMDATLRQLDAERVHLWTLRDTPQSRRFYTKRGFTETGATQTRDFGDGNPLPQVEYERATV; this is encoded by the coding sequence GTGGGGGAGATTCATGCGGCGTCGTGGGGTGCGGCGTATGCGCCTCTCTTTTCCGAGGAGGTTGCGCGGGAGGGGATCGAGAGTCGGCTGGGCAGATGGCATGAACGGCTTGCGGCGGGTGACGGGCTGGTGATGCTCGGCTTTGTCGGTGAGCGCGCGCTTGCGATGTCGTGGACCTTGCCGTCGGAGACTCGGCCCGGGTACGCGGAGATCTACAGCTTCTACACGCACCCCGACGGCTGGGGAAGTGGTGTGTCGGCCGCCCTGATGGACGCCACGCTCCGGCAGTTGGACGCCGAACGCGTCCACCTCTGGACGCTGCGTGACACCCCGCAGTCCCGCCGCTTCTACACGAAGCGCGGCTTCACCGAAACCGGCGCCACCCAGACGAGAGACTTCGGCGACGGAAACCCGCTCCCGCAGGTCGAGTACGAACGAGCCACCGTCTGA
- the dxs gene encoding 1-deoxy-D-xylulose-5-phosphate synthase — MRVLETVEGPEDLKKLTDQQLTDLATEIRDVLVETVTRTGGHLGPNLGMVEITLAMHRVFDSPRDRLVFDIGHQAYVHKLVTGRAKDFGTLRQQGGLSGYPSQAESEHDIVENCHASTALSYADGLAKAYRLRGEDRHVVAVIGDGALTGGMAWEALNNIAAAKDLNLVIIVNDNGRSYSPTVGGLATHLTSLRTNPRYEKILDLIKKNLGRTPYVGPPMYEVLHGVKKGLKDMLAPQGMFEDLGLKYVGPVDGHDRQALEDALRNAKSFGGPVIVHAVTKKGFGYPPAEQDEEDNLHQVRPANKPRGWTDVFSDELVKIGHRRPDVVAITAAMLHPTGLAPFADEFPGRTFDVGIAEQHAVTSAAGLALGGLHPVVALYSTFVNRAFDQVMMDVALHKCGVTFVIDRAGVTGDDGPTHNGVYDMSLLQLVPGLRLAAPRDGKRVQELLNEAIDVDDAPTALRFAKGEVFADIEQIDRVGSVDVLRRSGRDVLLVGIGAMAATAMDVAQRLEAHGFGVTVVDPRWVKPVAPELVELAADFKLVVTIEDNGRAGGCGAMIAQALRDGGVRTPFRDFGVPQVFLEHAKRAAVLQEIGLTGQEVAREITEQLTQHVDAALGEPDRAGGRKA; from the coding sequence ATGCGCGTGCTGGAGACGGTGGAGGGTCCGGAAGACCTCAAGAAGCTGACGGATCAGCAGCTGACCGATCTGGCGACCGAGATCCGCGACGTGCTGGTCGAGACCGTGACCCGCACCGGCGGCCACCTCGGCCCGAACCTCGGCATGGTCGAGATCACACTGGCCATGCACCGGGTCTTCGACTCCCCTCGGGACCGGCTGGTGTTCGACATCGGCCACCAGGCGTACGTGCACAAGCTGGTCACCGGCCGCGCGAAGGACTTCGGCACGCTCCGTCAGCAGGGCGGCCTGTCCGGGTACCCGAGCCAGGCAGAGTCCGAGCACGACATCGTCGAGAACTGCCACGCCTCGACCGCTCTGTCGTACGCCGACGGCCTCGCGAAGGCGTACCGGCTGCGCGGTGAGGACCGGCACGTCGTCGCGGTGATCGGCGACGGCGCGCTGACCGGCGGCATGGCCTGGGAGGCGCTGAACAACATCGCCGCCGCCAAGGACCTGAACCTGGTCATCATCGTGAACGACAACGGCCGCTCGTACAGCCCGACCGTCGGCGGCCTCGCGACCCACCTGACCAGCCTGCGCACCAACCCGCGGTACGAGAAGATCCTCGACCTGATCAAGAAGAACCTCGGCCGGACGCCGTACGTCGGCCCGCCGATGTACGAGGTGCTGCACGGCGTCAAGAAGGGCCTGAAGGACATGCTCGCCCCGCAGGGCATGTTCGAGGACCTCGGCCTGAAGTACGTCGGCCCGGTGGACGGCCACGACCGGCAGGCGCTCGAGGACGCGCTGCGGAACGCGAAGTCCTTCGGCGGCCCGGTGATCGTGCACGCGGTCACCAAGAAGGGCTTCGGCTACCCGCCCGCCGAGCAGGACGAGGAGGACAACCTGCACCAGGTCCGCCCGGCGAACAAGCCGCGCGGCTGGACCGACGTGTTCTCCGACGAGCTGGTGAAGATCGGCCACCGGCGCCCCGACGTGGTCGCGATCACCGCGGCGATGCTGCACCCGACGGGTCTCGCGCCGTTCGCCGACGAGTTCCCGGGCCGGACCTTCGACGTCGGTATCGCCGAGCAGCACGCGGTGACGAGCGCCGCCGGACTCGCCCTGGGTGGGCTGCATCCGGTCGTCGCGCTCTACTCGACGTTCGTGAACCGGGCCTTCGACCAGGTGATGATGGACGTCGCGCTGCACAAGTGCGGCGTCACGTTCGTCATCGACCGTGCGGGCGTCACCGGCGACGACGGCCCCACCCACAACGGCGTGTACGACATGTCGCTGCTGCAACTCGTCCCGGGCCTGCGGCTCGCGGCGCCGCGGGACGGCAAGCGCGTGCAGGAACTGCTGAACGAGGCGATCGACGTGGACGACGCCCCGACCGCGCTGCGGTTCGCGAAGGGCGAGGTGTTCGCGGACATCGAGCAGATCGACCGTGTCGGGTCCGTCGACGTACTGAGGCGTTCCGGCCGGGACGTCCTGCTGGTGGGGATCGGCGCGATGGCGGCGACCGCGATGGACGTCGCGCAGCGGCTCGAGGCGCACGGCTTCGGTGTCACCGTGGTCGACCCGCGCTGGGTGAAGCCGGTCGCCCCGGAGCTCGTCGAGCTGGCCGCGGACTTCAAGCTGGTGGTCACGATCGAGGACAACGGCCGGGCCGGCGGGTGCGGCGCGATGATCGCGCAGGCGCTGCGCGACGGCGGCGTCCGGACGCCGTTCCGCGACTTCGGCGTCCCGCAGGTGTTCCTCGAGCACGCCAAGCGCGCCGCCGTACTGCAGGAGATCGGCCTGACCGGGCAGGAGGTCGCTCGGGAGATCACCGAGCAGCTCACGCAGCACGTCGACGCCGCTCTCGGCGAGCCGGACCGGGCCGGCGGCCGGAAGGCTTAG
- a CDS encoding HIT family protein, with amino-acid sequence MADCLFCSIIAGTTPAQLVLDTADVVGFLDIRPVFKGHTLIVPRAHVPTMVEMSDEVMVPLFGAARSVAAAVRTAFDAQGSFVAVNNVVSQSVPHLHVHVVPRTKGDGLRGFFWPRTKYADTAEAEEYAGKLRAALGD; translated from the coding sequence ATGGCCGACTGTCTCTTCTGTTCCATCATCGCCGGTACGACGCCGGCGCAGCTCGTCCTGGACACGGCGGACGTCGTCGGGTTCCTGGACATCCGGCCGGTGTTCAAGGGCCACACCCTGATCGTGCCGCGCGCTCATGTGCCGACGATGGTCGAGATGTCCGACGAGGTGATGGTGCCGCTGTTCGGGGCTGCTCGCTCGGTGGCCGCCGCGGTCCGGACCGCGTTCGACGCGCAGGGGTCGTTCGTTGCCGTGAACAACGTTGTGTCGCAGTCGGTGCCGCATCTGCACGTGCACGTCGTACCGCGCACCAAGGGCGACGGGTTGCGTGGCTTCTTCTGGCCGCGGACGAAGTACGCCGACACGGCCGAGGCCGAGGAGTACGCCGGGAAGCTACGCGCTGCGCTTGGTGACTGA
- a CDS encoding HEAT repeat domain-containing protein, with protein MRDTPRDVVRAACAEFGEDVVIDWCVAFLTGEISGKEAYGAALPKLVAITGSDNPGGWKTPVDPVNYYWIRVWAARVFLYVWRDDVVEALQVAARDPAWRVREHVARIAAQRELGQLVDALLPDLEHELPRVREAAVRAVGAAGEYEHADAIRPLANDPDHTVRAAVERALTKLEDRLDRPVH; from the coding sequence ATGAGGGACACGCCCCGCGATGTGGTCCGCGCTGCCTGCGCCGAGTTCGGCGAGGACGTCGTGATCGACTGGTGTGTCGCGTTCCTGACGGGGGAGATCTCCGGCAAGGAGGCGTACGGCGCTGCGCTGCCGAAGCTGGTAGCGATCACGGGCTCGGACAATCCGGGTGGGTGGAAGACGCCGGTGGATCCGGTGAACTACTACTGGATCCGGGTGTGGGCCGCGCGGGTGTTCCTGTACGTGTGGCGGGACGACGTGGTCGAAGCGTTGCAGGTCGCGGCGCGGGATCCGGCGTGGCGGGTCCGGGAGCACGTCGCGCGCATCGCCGCCCAGCGCGAGCTCGGGCAGCTCGTGGACGCTCTGCTGCCGGACCTCGAGCATGAGCTACCCCGGGTCCGCGAGGCGGCCGTGCGCGCGGTCGGGGCGGCGGGCGAGTACGAACATGCCGACGCGATCCGCCCGCTGGCCAACGACCCCGACCATACCGTCCGCGCTGCCGTCGAACGCGCCCTCACAAAACTGGAGGACCGACTTGACCGACCCGTCCACTAA
- a CDS encoding DUF402 domain-containing protein, which yields MVRTLFRKYDGQPHRLVEAIRLGEDEHGLWVGSLPGSQGQRADGSWKSIDHHRVRLFPRGQWWSALFNDVPHQTAIYCDITMPPEFGVDSVTAVDLDLDIRLLRDGTVHVMDEDEFHEHQIRYNYPPQVIATARAVCDHLAATITTAEPFTTAYKPYLEQIRSLTP from the coding sequence ATGGTGAGGACGTTGTTCCGGAAGTACGACGGGCAGCCGCACCGCCTGGTCGAGGCGATCCGGCTCGGCGAGGACGAGCACGGGCTGTGGGTCGGCTCGCTCCCGGGCAGCCAGGGCCAGCGCGCCGACGGCAGCTGGAAGTCCATCGACCACCACCGCGTCCGGCTGTTCCCGCGCGGGCAGTGGTGGAGCGCGCTGTTCAACGACGTACCGCACCAGACGGCGATCTACTGCGACATCACGATGCCGCCGGAGTTCGGCGTCGACTCGGTCACCGCGGTCGACCTCGACCTCGACATCCGCCTGCTCCGCGACGGCACCGTGCACGTCATGGACGAGGACGAGTTCCACGAACACCAGATCCGCTACAACTACCCGCCCCAGGTGATCGCCACCGCCCGCGCCGTCTGCGACCACCTGGCCGCCACCATCACCACCGCCGAGCCCTTCACGACCGCCTACAAGCCGTACCTGGAGCAGATCCGCTCGCTGACGCCCTGA
- a CDS encoding Na+/H+ antiporter — MHIAIEVVALVAVVAAGAALARRIGISAPLLLVVVGIAASYLPFIPRVELQPEVVLVGFLPPLLYSAAIKTSLVDFSKHRRSIGLLSVGLVAFTALGVGVVTWWLLGRVAASIGQQPLPFWAAFAIGAVVAPPDAVAATAIAKRVGLPRRIVTILEGESLLNDATALVCLRTAITAAVVAPTVLHVGLDFLRAAGGGVLVGIVVTFVLAKIRRRFADPVLDTTLSLTAPFVAYIAAENHYVHASGVLAVVVTGLLLGHKAPIIQSAKSRMSERTNWRTFQFLLENTVFLLIGLQTRWILDDLTASPLPTWLIATTTVAVFLAVVLLRPIWVIPTTLLSRRYLGPSRPGPVSRRALIVVSWAGMRGVVTLAAVFTLPPSTPHREVLVFIALAVTAGTLLVQGSTLPWLVRRLRLPGPDPAEDALQEAAVLQGAHRAAIAKLDELTQPSDPPAVLDVLRQRGEARAQAAWERLGRPESEYETPSEAYRRLRIAMLGAERSHILKVRDAGLVADEVLQRAQSALDIEESILDRDEDDDVGGRSEDLRPKVPPGGACSHLEEAPLVVTPNTPDGCEECLATGGSWVHLRLCLGCGHVGCCDSSVMKHASKHHDSTTHPVMRSFEPGETWRWCFVDEKLG; from the coding sequence GTGCATATCGCGATCGAGGTCGTGGCCCTCGTCGCCGTCGTCGCGGCCGGCGCCGCGCTGGCGCGACGGATCGGCATCTCGGCTCCCCTGCTGCTGGTGGTCGTCGGGATCGCGGCGTCGTACCTTCCGTTCATCCCGCGCGTCGAGCTCCAGCCCGAGGTCGTCCTGGTCGGCTTCCTGCCGCCGCTGCTGTACTCCGCGGCGATCAAGACCAGCCTGGTCGACTTCTCCAAGCACCGGCGGTCGATCGGGCTGCTGTCGGTCGGCCTGGTCGCGTTCACCGCGCTCGGCGTCGGCGTCGTCACCTGGTGGCTGCTCGGCCGGGTCGCGGCCTCGATCGGTCAGCAGCCGCTGCCGTTCTGGGCCGCGTTCGCGATCGGCGCGGTGGTCGCGCCGCCGGACGCGGTCGCCGCCACCGCGATCGCCAAACGCGTCGGCCTGCCGCGCCGGATCGTCACGATCCTCGAGGGCGAGAGCCTGCTGAACGACGCGACCGCGCTGGTCTGCCTGCGGACGGCGATCACGGCCGCCGTGGTCGCCCCGACCGTGCTGCACGTCGGGCTGGACTTCCTGCGCGCGGCCGGTGGCGGCGTACTCGTCGGCATCGTCGTCACGTTCGTACTGGCGAAGATCCGCCGCCGGTTCGCCGATCCGGTGCTGGACACCACGCTCAGTCTGACCGCGCCGTTCGTCGCCTACATCGCCGCCGAGAACCACTACGTGCACGCGTCCGGCGTACTGGCCGTCGTCGTCACCGGGCTGCTGCTCGGTCACAAGGCGCCGATCATCCAGTCGGCCAAGTCGCGGATGTCGGAGCGGACCAACTGGCGCACGTTCCAGTTCCTGCTGGAGAACACGGTCTTCCTGCTGATCGGTCTGCAGACCCGGTGGATCCTCGACGACCTGACGGCGAGCCCGTTGCCGACCTGGCTGATCGCGACCACGACCGTCGCGGTGTTCCTTGCGGTCGTGCTGCTGCGGCCGATCTGGGTGATCCCGACGACGCTACTGTCCCGCCGGTACCTCGGGCCGTCGCGTCCCGGGCCGGTGTCCCGGCGCGCGCTGATCGTGGTGTCCTGGGCCGGGATGCGCGGCGTGGTCACGCTGGCGGCCGTCTTCACGCTGCCGCCTTCGACGCCGCACCGCGAGGTGCTCGTGTTCATCGCGCTCGCCGTCACCGCGGGCACGCTGCTCGTCCAGGGCTCGACCCTCCCCTGGCTGGTACGCCGGTTGCGGCTGCCCGGCCCGGACCCGGCGGAGGACGCGCTGCAGGAGGCCGCCGTACTGCAGGGAGCTCACCGCGCCGCGATCGCCAAGCTCGACGAACTCACGCAGCCGTCCGATCCGCCGGCCGTTCTCGACGTACTGCGCCAGCGTGGTGAGGCCCGGGCGCAGGCGGCCTGGGAGCGGCTCGGGCGGCCGGAGAGTGAGTACGAGACGCCGAGCGAGGCGTACCGGCGGCTGCGGATCGCGATGCTCGGGGCCGAACGTTCGCACATCCTCAAGGTCCGTGACGCCGGGCTGGTCGCGGACGAGGTGCTGCAGCGGGCGCAGAGCGCGCTGGACATCGAGGAGTCGATCCTGGACCGCGACGAGGACGACGACGTCGGCGGGCGCTCCGAGGACCTGCGGCCGAAGGTGCCGCCGGGCGGGGCGTGTTCGCACCTCGAGGAGGCGCCGCTGGTGGTCACGCCGAACACGCCGGACGGTTGCGAGGAGTGCCTGGCGACCGGCGGTTCGTGGGTACACCTGCGGCTGTGTCTCGGCTGCGGGCACGTCGGGTGCTGCGACTCGTCGGTGATGAAGCACGCCAGCAAGCACCACGACTCGACCACGCACCCGGTGATGCGCAGCTTCGAACCGGGCGAAACCTGGCGCTGGTGCTTCGTGGACGAGAAGCTAGGTTGA
- a CDS encoding CocE/NonD family hydrolase translates to MMRRRVLALVGVVALLLSPVVPARAADPAVTNGCVESVPEPGTTTPVKICYTLFKPATATTQHTVPLIFHSHGWGGSRTTDPAAFKAWLDAGFGVLSFDQRSFGQSTGVAHVMNPDYEGRDVVKLVDLVAGLDWVTKQRPGDPLIGAIGGSYGGGYQFAGAFTELRDRGATRFDALAPEITWWDLKQSLAPQEAARTMWLSILFAGGGTHLPPAVSKAFVALIATGGWPSGQAGRDLTAFFAHNGPAWHVSQGRKLDIPVLFGQGISDNLFNLNQGLTNFDHALTARARARSIFVGYNGGHTLPAVVPPGYATPGDPCSIALGSPNFSSLSIRFMEEKLLHKSEGLSGFGTYHLSTAVGRCLTQRSLTPNKRYPLGKIVVPTGAGLPVNLPIAKGPITIAGTPTVTANVYTIIPQSAAYFALSVGTNPLTARVVQNNTMPLREQRAAHGVRRTFELPAIAVDVPKGQNLYLTVAPVADMYAGQRGPLPGLMLLKNGTLSVHQVR, encoded by the coding sequence ATGATGCGTCGTCGCGTGCTTGCCCTGGTCGGTGTGGTCGCTCTGTTGCTGTCGCCGGTGGTCCCGGCCCGGGCAGCTGACCCAGCCGTGACCAACGGATGCGTCGAGTCGGTGCCGGAGCCCGGGACGACGACGCCCGTGAAGATCTGTTACACGCTCTTCAAGCCGGCCACAGCGACGACGCAGCACACCGTGCCGCTGATCTTCCACAGCCACGGCTGGGGCGGCAGCCGTACGACGGACCCGGCCGCGTTCAAGGCGTGGCTGGACGCCGGGTTCGGCGTACTGAGCTTCGACCAGCGGAGCTTCGGGCAGAGCACCGGCGTCGCGCACGTGATGAACCCGGACTACGAAGGCCGCGACGTGGTCAAGCTCGTCGACCTGGTCGCGGGCCTGGACTGGGTGACGAAGCAACGGCCCGGCGATCCACTGATCGGCGCGATCGGCGGCTCGTACGGCGGCGGGTACCAGTTCGCCGGGGCCTTCACCGAGCTGCGGGACCGCGGCGCGACCCGGTTCGACGCGCTGGCGCCGGAGATCACCTGGTGGGACCTCAAGCAGAGCCTGGCGCCGCAGGAGGCGGCCCGGACGATGTGGCTGTCGATCCTGTTCGCGGGCGGCGGGACCCACCTGCCGCCGGCCGTGTCGAAGGCGTTCGTCGCGCTGATCGCGACCGGAGGGTGGCCGAGCGGGCAGGCGGGGCGGGACCTCACAGCGTTCTTCGCGCACAACGGTCCGGCGTGGCACGTGTCGCAGGGGCGCAAGCTCGACATCCCGGTGCTGTTCGGCCAGGGGATCTCCGACAACCTGTTCAACCTCAACCAGGGCCTGACGAACTTCGACCACGCGCTGACGGCGCGGGCCCGGGCGCGGTCGATCTTCGTCGGGTACAACGGCGGTCACACGCTGCCGGCCGTCGTACCGCCGGGGTACGCGACGCCCGGTGACCCGTGCTCGATCGCGCTCGGCTCGCCGAACTTCTCCAGCCTCTCGATCCGCTTCATGGAGGAGAAGCTGCTGCACAAGTCGGAAGGCCTGAGCGGGTTCGGTACGTACCACCTGTCCACCGCCGTCGGTCGTTGCCTCACGCAACGGAGCCTGACGCCGAACAAGCGCTACCCGCTCGGCAAGATCGTCGTACCGACCGGCGCCGGGCTACCGGTCAACCTGCCGATCGCGAAGGGCCCGATCACGATCGCCGGTACGCCGACCGTGACCGCGAACGTCTACACGATCATCCCGCAGTCGGCGGCGTACTTCGCGCTGAGCGTCGGCACGAACCCGCTCACCGCGAGGGTCGTCCAGAACAACACGATGCCCCTGCGGGAACAACGCGCGGCGCACGGCGTCCGGCGTACGTTCGAGCTCCCCGCGATCGCCGTCGACGTCCCCAAGGGCCAGAACCTCTACCTGACCGTGGCGCCGGTCGCCGACATGTACGCCGGCCAGCGCGGCCCGCTCCCGGGCCTGATGCTGCTCAAGAACGGCACACTGAGCGTGCACCAGGTGCGCTAG
- a CDS encoding DUF402 domain-containing protein, with product MRDVRVVYRKYDEKLHWHQWMRFLGEDEYGVWLGAPAGSVSQRGSEPEVTQEQAHVQLFPRDKWFTAIFNDAPRHTEIYADITTPVEFSDDVVTMIDLDLDVIKRRDGTVFVDDEDEFAEHQVQYSYPPDVIATAQQTCDWLVQAVATEEPFLTVYKTHLDKIR from the coding sequence ATGCGTGATGTCCGGGTGGTGTACCGCAAGTACGACGAGAAGCTGCATTGGCATCAGTGGATGCGGTTTCTCGGTGAGGACGAGTACGGGGTGTGGCTGGGGGCGCCGGCCGGGTCGGTGTCGCAGCGCGGGTCCGAGCCCGAGGTGACGCAGGAGCAGGCGCATGTGCAGCTGTTCCCGCGGGACAAGTGGTTCACCGCGATCTTCAACGACGCGCCGCGGCACACCGAGATCTACGCCGACATCACGACACCGGTCGAGTTCTCGGACGACGTGGTGACGATGATCGACCTCGACCTGGACGTGATCAAGCGCCGCGACGGCACCGTCTTCGTCGACGACGAGGACGAGTTCGCCGAGCACCAGGTGCAGTACTCGTACCCGCCGGACGTGATCGCCACCGCGCAGCAGACCTGCGACTGGCTCGTCCAGGCCGTCGCCACCGAGGAGCCGTTCCTGACCGTCTACAAGACGCACCTCGACAAGATCCGCTAG